The window AGAACAACCCATTTAAAGAAGTGGACACGCAGCCTGTTGGCCTTAAACGAGGAAAGCTCATGGGTTACCAGATAGAAGGCCTAAactggctgctgcagaacTTTCACCAAAGCCGAAGCATTGTCCTTGCAGATGAAATGGGATTGGGTAAGACAGTCCAGGTCGTTGGTCTTGTAACCTCTTTAATTCAAGATACACCAAGGGTAAGTGAATACTATTTACTGTATGTGCTGCAACAATTTGACTTTAATCCCTAACATGCAAAAGTGCTGGCCCTTCCTCATCGTGGTTCCGAATGCTACCTGCCCCAATTGGCGTCGAGAGTTCAAGCAATGGGCTCCAGGTATCAGAGTCGTCGCTTACTACGGAGGCAAAGAACCTCAAGATATTGCCTATACATATGAGCTGTTTCCAAACGGCACTACCGAAATGAAGGCTCAAGTTGTGATCATGTCGTATGACTCCGCGCAGGACCCGCGAACGTTATCACTTTTCAAGTCCGCCAACTGGGCGGGACTGGTTGTGGATGAAGGCCAACGACTGAAAAATGACCAAAACCTCCTCTACACTGCCCTGAGGTCCATGAAAATACCTTTCCGTCTGCTTCTGACCGGTACACCGCTGCAGAACAACAAGAGGGagctcttcaatcttctACAGTTCATCGACGAGAAACAAAACGCAGAAAAATTAGACCAGGAATACGCAGTCCTTGACAAAGAAAGTCTTCCTAAGCTGCACGAAAAAATCCGGCCGTATTTCTTGCGCAGAACAAAGCTTGGCGTCCTAAAATTTCTCCCCCCCATGGCACAGATTATTCTACCTGTTACTATGACCGTTATTCAGGAGAAGCTCTCAAAGAGTATCATGGCAAAGAATCCCCAACTCATTCGAGCTGTGTTTGCAAATAGCAAAATGAGCGCAAAGGATCGTGGCAGCTTAAACAACATCTTGATGCAGCTACGCAAATGCTTATGCCACCCGTTTATGTATTCCGAAGCTATTGAGGAACGTCATCACGACCCAAAGGTACTACATCGCAATTTGGTAGAAGCGTCGGCCAAACTCCTGCTTTTGGAAATCATGTTGCCCAAATTAAAGGAACGGGGTCACCGTGTACTCATATTTAGCCAATTCCTGCAACAACTTGACATAATCGAAGATTTTCTTAATGGGCTTGGCTATGGATATCGTCGCCTGGATGGATCAATTTCTAGTTTGGAGAAACAGCGGCGTATTGACGCCTTCAACGAGCCAGGCTCTGAACTGTTTGCCTTTTTGTTGTCGACTAGAGCTGGCGGTGTTGGAATCAATCTTGCAACCGCGGATACTGTCATTATCATGGACCCCGATTTCAATCCCCATCAGGACATCCAGGCTCTATCTCGAGCTCACCGCATTGGGCAGAAGAACAAGGTCCTCTGCTTTCAGCTCGTGACCAAAGATTCGGTCGAGGAACGAATTATGGAAATTGGTCGCAAGAAAATGGCCTTGGATCATGCGCTAATTGAGAGTATGGATGATGAGGAACTGGAGGGTGCTGACTTGGAATCGATATTGAAGCATGGTGCCCAAGCGTTATTCGACGACGGGTATGAAAAGACAGCCATTCAGTACGATTCAGCATCTGTTGACAAGCTCTTGGATCGTTCTCAAATGGAGAAGACTGCAGCAAATGATGATAACTCTGCTGAAAGCCAGTTTAACTTTGCCCGTGTATGGGCGAATGACAAGCTTGGGTTTGAAGAGAGAGTAGATactggagaagaacaagcaCCAGAGCCTATTAGTTCTAGTGTTTGGGACCGGATTCTtgctgaaagagaagaagaagctaagcgagaggcagaggccaaTAAAGAAGTCCTGGGGCGTGGTGCAAGACGTCGAATGGTATGATGATCGACTTCCAAGTGACTGATGCACAAGTCAATGACTAACAACTGTACTTTTAGGCTGTTAACTACGGAGCTAAAGGCGCCGAGCAATATGCATTGGCTGGCGACGTGGGCGCTGAGTCTTCAGACTCATCTGAAGACTTTGACGTCACAAATGCTCCTGAAGACTCTGATGAGGATATAGACCCATCAACAAAAGGTAAGTCGAAAGAACAGGAACCCCTAAAGCAATAACGGACAGTAAAAATAACAAGACCTTTTAGCTGAGCGAGAAGCCGAAATTTTATCGATGCGACAAATCGATTCCAAAAAGAGCCGAGGCCTTGCCTCTTATCAAGAGCAGCAAGCTGACCCTAAACAAAGGCATAGCCTCCCACTTATGGGTGTACCACCAGGGGCACCAACGCCTGGGGTGCCTCCGCAAACGGGACCTCGTAAGAGAGGCAGACCCCGAAAGTCACTTGTCGACCCCTACGGCAATGTTATGACTACCAATAAAGGCCCTCAAGCCCGATCACAAACAACTGAACAGCCAATTACCCCTGCTTTAGCATATAAAACAGGCtacggcaatggcaatgaagTTTTAAGCGGTGAGGCAAGACGCCAACAAACTCGCGAACACTATGAGCAGTATATCGCTTATCGCGGTCGAGCACCCCCCATTCAAGCGCAAGCGCAAGCGCAGACTGGATTCGAGTATGTCTCTCGCCTTACCTCCGAAGCGCAAGTCCGTGTAGCGTTGGATTACGTTGCACATGCCCAGGGAAATGTGTCAATGAAAGAGCGACACATTGCTGCCCTGTTTCACAGATTAGAACAAGTGCGGATACAAAGCGGCATTTCGCAGAGTTGAAATGCTCACTCACCGCCAGTAAGcatgagaaaagagagaatgatAATGACGGTAATGTTTTTTAATTGATTAAACAAGAGTGAATTACCaccatgtacatgtatagcTTTAGCATTCAGCATCTAGACAGACCTGGGGGGTGGGCGGCCACCCATCGTTAGACGACGAGGGTGAAGAGGGCAAAGCCcggaaataataaaattaaagaaattgatCAAATAAAAATTGCCGGTACTATTTGCATCAGGCACAGAACAAATGCCGACGGATGGTGGTGAATTGGCTGCAGGCAGCCGAGCTCTAACTAAAGATTTGGACAGGGGTAAGATACAAACGGACGAGGCGAACAGCTTTGATGCCAGGGATTGGGCTGTTGAGATGgtaatttcttttcttttcttttcctttcctctctttcctcGTCACTACGACTGATTTAAAAACTGCTTTTCCCTTTGGCACTGAACACTTTGGACTCTATTCTGCACAAACTACTCAGTACCCTCTTGTTAGTCACCTCCACAGACCTCGTTTTTGTGTTATACCGCTGTTATCACTTCTTTCCAATTGCTATTTTCTATAGCCATGGATCGCTCCAATGGACTCATTTCGAGACAAGGAAGCATATCCCGCGTACCATGGCCCTCTGAGACATCGGCTTTTACATCTCATCTCCGGCAGTGCTCTGCTGAGTCTGCTTCGGAAAGACATCTTGGATTTGACTGCACCCACCCGGCTTTTAGTAGCTATATCTTCCAGATTCCTGGCCAAGATGACAGAGATGCTATCAGACAGCAGCAAATGATGTATCCTATCCAGCATCAGATGAATCACACAACGCCGGGCACCACAGCTGCAACTGCATCTCGAGGCCTCGCCTCGAG is drawn from Trichoderma asperellum chromosome 4, complete sequence and contains these coding sequences:
- a CDS encoding uncharacterized protein (EggNog:ENOG41): MNETSVLQNLFETRDENTQNDVPAPDLSIHDMSDLGDLALLKAALDEEEEMAVDEVEAGESPLNESYESTPDIIARTGSDTYTPGSVILHVAPATQIEVALPEVSAERRAEYSAVYSRVVERIAAFRDLGDDVIEYDAEFTDGRIDSFDISGLLEQVNGEATLRRFQGYPEMTVTSNKRKYVANEEWDSELDDAAFDAKAVEEEIDDGLSDNEPTLRPSRMLRSREASSRPSYAGGSINSEGEDEDGLSEANQPSRRLRKRKSTQLKLTNMSLNSSILDQDQDELALESRQTSEESDSFMPIVSDLAIKKGRPNRSAQRSRRIKMQNERKRRLLRKVSDDSDIEFEQPRRSARANRNQTSMQDDAFMDDDSFYVIDDKAAATPKIISVREVFQPISPDSDFGSAHMQVCHTCGGSKQRGQLLYCQGCSLTYHKNCIGYRSNRDHMATKIGEDDFVLQCRFCLNTHLKKDRSAPRHSACQSCKKDGRACPPFSQKKTARQEEKLREENGGVDPVTPISPELINNSGNVLFRCTTCHRGWHQEHLPSTGDDAVGTDVKPEHLKDYSADWQCNDCNSARSKIHRLVAWRPSTQRNPLPAYGDVNEDEKEYLVKWQEASFAHCSWVPGAWLFGVTAGSMRSSFAKRAAEQNLLKLNSEEAIPDEFITPDIIFNVKLNNAGSRSKTKEEDLANISKVKSMLVKFHGLGYDDVVWDSPPSQDKPRLYSAFVEAYCGYIEGKHFRNEPSSKIRERIRAYKNNPFKEVDTQPVGLKRGKLMGYQIEGLNWLLQNFHQSRSIVLADEMGLGKTVQVVGLVTSLIQDTPRCWPFLIVVPNATCPNWRREFKQWAPGIRVVAYYGGKEPQDIAYTYELFPNGTTEMKAQVVIMSYDSAQDPRTLSLFKSANWAGLVVDEGQRLKNDQNLLYTALRSMKIPFRLLLTGTPLQNNKRELFNLLQFIDEKQNAEKLDQEYAVLDKESLPKLHEKIRPYFLRRTKLGVLKFLPPMAQIILPVTMTVIQEKLSKSIMAKNPQLIRAVFANSKMSAKDRGSLNNILMQLRKCLCHPFMYSEAIEERHHDPKVLHRNLVEASAKLLLLEIMLPKLKERGHRVLIFSQFLQQLDIIEDFLNGLGYGYRRLDGSISSLEKQRRIDAFNEPGSELFAFLLSTRAGGVGINLATADTVIIMDPDFNPHQDIQALSRAHRIGQKNKVLCFQLVTKDSVEERIMEIGRKKMALDHALIESMDDEELEGADLESILKHGAQALFDDGYEKTAIQYDSASVDKLLDRSQMEKTAANDDNSAESQFNFARVWANDKLGFEERVDTGEEQAPEPISSSVWDRILAEREEEAKREAEANKEVLGRGARRRMAVNYGAKGAEQYALAGDVGAESSDSSEDFDVTNAPEDSDEDIDPSTKAEREAEILSMRQIDSKKSRGLASYQEQQADPKQRHSLPLMGVPPGAPTPGVPPQTGPRKRGRPRKSLVDPYGNVMTTNKGPQARSQTTEQPITPALAYKTGYGNGNEVLSGEARRQQTREHYEQYIAYRGRAPPIQAQAQAQTGFEYVSRLTSEAQVRVALDYVAHAQGNVSMKERHIAALFHRLEQVRIQSGISQS